The Henckelia pumila isolate YLH828 chromosome 2, ASM3356847v2, whole genome shotgun sequence genome includes a window with the following:
- the LOC140879345 gene encoding uncharacterized protein, with protein sequence MIALDQRFMTHRLGFQRVLSNVSGHIWVFLADDVKAECVLDHAQFLHLCVAAPFLPTHVFCSFVYAKCDYTLRRDLWASLLQVKPVGGPWLVGGDFNVVRDSSEFLGSSGGRQLPMDEFNHFVLEYALVDAGFEGSSVEHLSRTVSDHCPLLVSAPVFARGPSSFRFQSMWTRHPGFLQTVRLNWNMPCSLQGMPRLFAKLKRLKGHLKLWNRDVFENLFDKIAEAERSVRLAEAACEADPSEHSWTLLSRCNEELSRVTAMEADFWKQKAACNWLEDGERNTKLFHNMVKKKNVINKIFRIWEGGNCLTSPGLIKQSGAAYFERLLTGDPFVRDLPDFSGFSSEISEEENHSFAAAPSLEEVRAVVFSIPRDSVAGPDGFSSVFFQSCWDFVQHDVMDAVLDFFRGSLMPQGFTATTITLIPKVEGAQAWTDFRPISLCNVSNKIISKLLYSRLRSVVGRLVSQSQSGFVPGRMIADNILLAHELTHSLNLPARGGNVILKLDMAKAYDRVQWSFLLDVLRRFGFSEQVVRMVRACISFCKFSVNVNGTPAGFFASSRGLRQGDPLSPLLFILGAEYLSRGLDRLFLQHADLRYRSGCDLPISHLAYADDVIIFANGGSRGLQRLKDFLAHYENCSGQLVNVAKSAMIFPPSWTARRRSRLLQITGFAEGQLPLKYLGAPLFRGNRKCSLFEPLLQSVRKKLEGWESRSLAPGSRMTLIRSVLLSIPIYLCQVIQPPLAVLEKLERIFNAFLWGSRPLEKKFRQGSSLWARFLSRKYCRTVSPICAPSRGAISPTWRRLLQIRPRAEPGIRWRIGLGDVSFLDDTWLGDAPLSSRCNVRGDRCVRVFSFLLEGDWDFDLLCAVVAPLVAEEIVQIPVLVDEPDATIWIHSTDGAFSVRSAWEQVRPRGSVSDIFTPCWGRWMRPTMSFFLWRFWHRWLPVDEVLQQRGFSLVSKCQCCEISETFTHIFIDGPIARSVWHFFGAIFRVRIPATENFSLFLSAWKRGREWSPGGNVREFIPFVMLWFLWTARNDTKHRHLPYSAEKVKFQILSYLRLAHSATVIKPHLWLGALQAARKMGISVGLQRIHKTAIVRWLRPPPGSFKLNVDGSSRGNPGELFVGGVVRDSSGRVLAFFSEFIGLGSNVRAELWEIWRGILLCSDLSLFLLWIETDSQIAIQILRSRRCRWDLDHIFSRTRVLVRNRPVHFSHIYREGNSVADALAQQAHDHRQCLLEIGVQLFGPFPEFLELVCSPVACFAFFRVMDHQAFSVLPLAWFLLLFGCFVGGLSCPSLFGFPVFLGVRLWLEFPSPFSCFFALGLLVCGRSSFSSRPMYSDFPADHDFWTYFLHSFDLLFSSGWCQPLLAL encoded by the exons ATGATTGCACTTGACCAGCGCTTCATGACCCATCGCCTTGGTTTCCAGAGAGTTCTGTCGAATGTCTCTGGTCATATTTGGGTTTTTTTGGCGGACGATGTGAAGGCGGAGTGTGTCCTTGATCACGCTCAGTTCCTCCATCTTTGCGTGGCGGCTCCCTTTTTGCCTACCCATGTTTTTTGCTCTTTCGTGTATGCCAAGTGTGACTACACTTTACGACGCGACTTGTGGGCTTCTTTGCTGCAGGTCAAGCCTGTTGGTGGTCCTTGGCTTGTTGGGGGGGATTTTAATGTCGTGAGGGATTCCTCCGAGTTTCTTGGCTCTTCTGGTGGGAGGCAGCTCCCCATGGACGAGTTTAATCATTTTGTTTTGGAGTATGCGCTGGTTGACGCTGGTTTTGAGGGCTCTTC GGTTGAACACCTCAGTCGCACGGTTTCGGATCATTGTCCTCTTTTGGTGTCTGCTCCTGTCTTTGCTCGGGGGCCGAGCTCGTTTCGGTTCCAGAGCATGTGGACTCGGCACCCGGGGTTCCTTCAAACCGTCAGGCTGAACTGGAACATGCCCTGCTCTTTGCAAGGCATGCCCAGGCTCTTTGCCAAGCTGAAACGGTTGAAGGGCCACCTCAAGTTGTGGAACCGGGATGTTTTTGAGAACCTTTTTGATAAGATCGCTGAGGCGGAGAGGTCGGTTAGACTGGCTGAGGCTGCCTGTGAAGCGGATCCCTCTGAGCATAGCTGGACCCTCTTGTCCAGATGCAATGAGGAGCTGTCTAGAGTCACCGCTATGGAAGCGGATTTTTGGAAGCAGAAAGCTGCTTGTAATTGGCTTGAGGATGGGGAGAGGAATACGAAGCTTTTCCACAACAtggtgaagaagaagaatgtGATTAATAAGATCTTTCGTATTTGGGAGGGTGGTAATTGCCTCACCTCTCCTGGTCTCATCAAGCAGTCTGGGGCTGCCTATTTTGAGCGCCTCCTCACTGGAGATCCTTTTGTCCGGGATCTTCCGGATTTTTCTGGCTTCTCCTCGGAGATTTCGGAGGAGGAGAACCATAGCTTTGCCGCCGCACCTTCCTTGGAGGAGGTACGTGCTGTCGTCTTTTCCATCCCTCGGGATAGTGTGGCGGGCCCCGATGGGTTTTCTTCGGTTTTCTTTCAGAGCTGCTGGGATTTTGTGCAGCATGATGTCATGGACGCTGTCCTTGATTTCTTTCGGGGCTCTCTTATGCCCCAGGGCTTCACTGCCACCACGATCACTTTGATCCCCAAAGTCGAGGGTGCGCAAGCTTGGACGGACTTCCGTCCCATCAGCTTGTGTAATGTTTCCAACAAGATTATCTCGAAGCTTTTATACTCTCGTCTGCGGTCGGTGGTGGGGAGACTCGTTTCTCAGAGTCAGAGTGGCTTTGTGCCGGGGCGGATGATTGCTGACAATATCCTTCTCGCGCATGAGCTCACTCACAGTCTTAATCTCCCTGCCCGTGGTGGTAATGTCATTCTGAAATTGGACATGGCTAAGGCCTATGATAGAGTCCAATGGTCTTTTCTTCTGGATGTCCTCCGAAGGTTTGGTTTTTCGGAGCAGGTTGTGAGAATGGTGAGGGCTTGCATTTCTTTTTGCAAGTTCTCGGTTAATGTCAATGGTACCCCTGCTGGTTTCTTTGCTTCCTCGAGAGGCCTGAGACAGGGTGACCCTTTATCTCCCCTCCTCTTTATTCTTGGAGCGGAGTATCTGTCCCGTGGCTTGGACCGGTTGTTCCTCCAGCATGCTGATTTAAGGTATCGGTCTGGGTGTGATTTGCCGATTTCCCATTTGGCCTATGCTGACGATGTCATTATTTTTGCCAATGGGGGATCCCGTGGTCTTCAGCGTCTCAAAGATTTTTTGGCTCACTATGAAAATTGCTCGGGCCAGCTCGTTAATGTGGCCAAGAGTGCTATGATCTTTCCTCCGAGCTGGACCGCTCGTCGCCGCTCCCGTTTGCTGCAAATCACTGGATTTGCGGAGGGGCAGCTGCCCTTGAAATACCTTGGAGCTCCACTTTTCCGTGGGAACCGCAAGTGCTCTCTCTTTGAGCCTCTTCTGCAGTCGGTCCGGAAAAAGCTGGAGGGCTGGGAGTCCCGTTCCCTTGCTCCTGGGAGTAGGATGACGCTGATCCGCAGTGTGCTCCTTTCGATCCCGATCTATCTCTGCCAGGTGATCCAGCCTCCTTTGGCTGTTTTGGAGAAATTGGAGCGTATTTTCAATGCTTTTCTTTGGGGCTCCAGACCCTTAGAAAAGAA ATTCCGGCAGGGTTCCTCTCTCTGGGCGAGATTCCTTTCGAGGAAGTATTGCCGGACTGTCAGCCCTATTTGTGCTCCTTCTCGTGGAGCCATTTCCCCCACTTGGAGGCGCTTGCTCCAGATTAGACCTCGTGCGGAGCCTGGTATCCGGTGGAGGATTGGTCTTGGGGATGTCTCTTTTTTGGATGATACTTGGTTGGGTGATGCCCCTTTGTCGAGCAGGTGTAATGTCAGAGGGGAtcggtgtgtgcgtgttttcagCTTCCTTTTGGAGGGAGACTGGGATTTTGATCTCCTTTGCGCTGTCGTCGCTCCCTTGGTGGCGGAGGAGATCGTTCAGATTCCTGTTTTGGTGGATGAACCGGATGCGACTATCTGGATCCACAGCACCGATGGTGCCTTTTCTGTGAGATCTGCTTGGGAGCAGGTCAGACCGAGAGGCTCGGTCTCGGATATCTTTACTCCCTGTTGGGGTCGCTGGATGAGGCCCACCATGTCCTTCTTTCTGTGGAGGTTTTGGCATCGGTGGTTGCCTGTGGATGAGGTGCTCCAGCAGCGGGGTTTCTCCCTTGTGTCCAAGTGCCAGTGCTGTGAGATTTCGGAGACATTTACTCACATTTTCATCGACGGTCCCATCGCCCGCTCTGTGTGGCATTTCTTTGGGGCTATCTTTAGAGTTCGCATCCCTGCCACTGAGAACTTCAGTCTGTTTCTCAGTGCTTGGAAAAGGGGTCGCGAGTGGTCTCCGGGGGGTAATGTGAGGGAATTCATTCCTTTTGTCATGCTTTGGTTCCTATGGACTGCACGCAATGATACTAAGCACCGTCACTTACCCTACTCTGCGGAGAAGGTTAAGTTCCAAATTTTGTCTTATTTGAGACTTGCTCATTCCGCAACTGTTATCAAGCCCCATCTTTGGCTGGGGGCTTTGCAGGCTGCGAGGAAGATGGGCATCTCGGTCGGCCTCCAACGGATTCACAAGACTGCGATCGTCCGTTGGTTGAGGCCTCCACCTGGGTCCTTCAAGCTCAATGTGGATGGGAGCTCGAGAGGTAACCCGGGTGAGTTGTTTGTGGGGGGGGTTGTCCGGGATTCTTCTGGTAGGGTCTTGGCGTTTTTTAGTGAGTTCATTGGTTTGGGGTCCAATGTCCGTGCAGAACTCTGGGAGATTTGGAGGGGTATTCTTCTCTGTTCTGACCTTAGCCTTTTTCTCCTTTGGATTGAAACTGATTCCCAGATTGCTATTCAGATTCTTAGATCTCGGAGGTGCCGTTGGGATTTGGACCATATTTTTTCGAGGACGCGTGTTTTGGTGCGGAATAGGCCGGTTCATTTCTCGCATATCTATCGGGAAGGGAATTCGGTTGCGGATGCGTTGGCGCAGCAGGCTCATGATCATAGGCAGTGTTTGTTGGAGATTGGT gTACAGCTCTTCGGCCCTTTTCCGGAGTTTTTGGAGTTAGTCTGTTCCCCTGTCGCTTGCTTTGCTTTCTTCAGGGTGATGGATCATCAGGCGTTCTCTGTGCTTCCCCTTGCCTGGTTCTTGCTGTTGTTTGGATGTTTTGTGGGCGGTCTCTCGTGCCCCTCGCTTTTTGGATTTCCAGTCTTCTTGGGAGTTAGGTTATGGCTTGAGTTTCCTTCGCCATTCTCCTGCTTTTTTGCTCTGGGTCTGCTGGTTTGCGGTCGCTCCTCTTTTTCCTCGCGGCCTATGTATAGTGACTTCCCAGCTGATCATGACTTTTGGACatatttcttgcatagcttTGATCTGTTGTTCAGCTCTGGATGGTGCCAGCCTCTTTTAGCGCTTTAG